In Carya illinoinensis cultivar Pawnee chromosome 16, C.illinoinensisPawnee_v1, whole genome shotgun sequence, a single window of DNA contains:
- the LOC122298622 gene encoding cellulose synthase A catalytic subunit 7 [UDP-forming], protein MEASAGLVAGSHNRNELVVIHGHEEHKPLRNLDGQVCEICGDDVGLTVDGDLFVACNECGFPVCRPCYEYERREGSQLCPQCRTRYKRLKGSPRVEGDDDEEDVDDIEHEFKIEDERNKHNQIAEAMLHGKMSYGRGPEDDENAHFPPIISGSRSRPVSGEFSISSHAHGENALSSSLHKRVHPYPVSESGSARWDHDQKKEDGWKERMDDWKMQQGNLGGPEPDDYDPDKSMIDEARQPLSRKVPIASSKINPYRMVIVARLVVLAAFLRYRLMNPVHDAFGLWLTSVICEIWFAISWILDQFPKWFPIDRETYLDRLSLRYEREGEPNQLAPVDVFVSTVDPMKEPPLVTANTILSILAMDYPVDKISCYISDDGASMLTFEALSETAEFSRKWVPFCKKFLIEPRAPEMYFSEKIDYLKDKVQPTFVKERRAMKREYEEFKVRINALVAKATKVPPEGWIMQDGTPWPGNNTKDHPGMIQVFLGQSGGLDVEGNELPRLVYVSREKRPGFSHHKKAGAMNALIRVSAVLTNAPFMLNLDCDHYINNSKAAREAMCFLMDTQIGKKVCYVQFPQRFDGIDRNDRYANRNTVFFDINMKGLDGLQGPVYVGTGCVFRRQALYGYEPPKGPKRPKMVSCDCCPCFGRRKKQKYAKDGANIEEPSLQGMDDDKELLMSQMNFEQRFGQSAIFVTSTLMEQGGVPPSSSPAALLKEAIHVISCGYEDKTEWGLELGWIYGSITEDILTGFKMHCRGWRSIYCMPKRPAFKGTAPINLSDRLNQVLRWALGSIEIFFSHHCPVWYGYKEGKLKWLERFAYANTTVYPFTSLPLLAYCTLPAICLLTDKFIMPPISTLASLLFIALFMSIFATGILELRWSGVSIEEWWRNEQFWVIGGVSAHLFAVVQGLLKVLAGIDTNFTVTSKATDDEDFGELYAFKWTTLLIPPTTILIINIVGVVAGISDAINNGYQSWGPLFGKLFFSFWVIVHLYPFLKGLMGRQNRTPTIVVIWSILLASIFSLLWVRIDPFVMKTKGPDTKQCGINC, encoded by the exons ATGGAAGCCAGCGCCGGACTTGTTGCTGGGTCTCACAACCGCAACGAGCTCGTTGTCATTCATGGCCATGAAGAG CACAAGCCTTTGAGGAACTTGGATGGCCAAGTCTGTGAGATTTGTGGCGATGACGTGGGGCTTACAGTGGATGGAGACCTGTTTGTGGCCTGCAATGAGTGCGGTTTTCCGGTGTGCCGACCATGCTATGAGTATGAGAGGAGAGAAGGGAGCCAGCTTTGTCCTCAGTGCAGGACCAGATACAAGCGTCTCAAAG GGAGTCCGAGGGTTGAgggagatgatgatgaagagGATGTTGATGACATTGAGCACGAATTCAAAATCGAGGATGAGCGCAACAAGCATAACCAGATTGCAGAAGCGATGCTTCATGGTAAGATGAGCTATGGAAGGGGCCCAGAAGATGATGAAAATGCCCACTTCCCCCCGATTATTTCTGGTTCTAGATCGCGACCG GTGAGCGGTGAATTTTCTATATCATCTCATGCGCATGGAGAGAACGCGCTATCTTCTTCGTTGCATAAACGAGTGCACCCATATCCAGTTTCTGAATCTG GAAGTGCAAGGTGGGATCATGATCAAAAGAAAGAGGATGGTTGGAAAGAGAGGATGGATGACTGGAAAATGCAGCAAGGCAACCTGGGGGGCCCTGAACCGGACGACTATGACCCTGACAAGTCCAT GATAGATGAAGCTAGGCAGCCTCTCTCAAGAAAAGTACCTATTGCTTCTAGCAAAATCAATCCTTATCGGATGGTGATCGTGGCCCGGCTTGTTGTTTTGGCTGCTTTCCTCCGATATAGACTAATGAATCCGGTGCATGATGCCTTTGGGCTCTGGTTAACATCTGTGATATGTGAAATTTGGTTTGCAATTTCATGGATCCTTGATCAGTTCCCGAAATGGTTCCCCATTGATCGTGAAACCTACCTTGATCGTCTCTCTCTCAG GTATGAGAGGGAAGGCGAACCAAATCAACTGGCTCCAGTAGATGTCTTCGTCAGTACGGTGGATCCCATGAAGGAACCTCCTCTTGTTACAGCCAACACAATCCTTTCAATCTTGGCCATGGACTACCCGGTTGATAAGATCTCATGCTACATATCAGATGATGGTGCTTCCATGCTCACGTTTGAAGCCTTGTCTGAAACTGCAGAATTTTCTCGGAAATGGGTACCTTTCTGTAAGAAGTTCTTGATAGAGCCTCGAGCCCCTGAGATGTACTTCTCCGAGAAGATTGATTATCTTAAGGACAAGGTCCAGCCTACATTTGTCAAGGAGCGTCGAGCTATGAAG AGAGAATATGAAGAATTCAAGGTTAGGATAAATGCCCTTGTGGCTAAAGCCACAAAGGTTCCTCCAGAAGGGTGGATCATGCAAGATGGGACACCATGGCCTGGAAACAATACTAAGGATCACCCTGGTATGATTCAGGTCTTTCTTGGTCAGAGTGGAGGTCTTGATGTTGAAGGAAATGAGCTTCCTCGTCTTGTCTATGTTTCTCGTGAGAAAAGGCCTGGTTTTTCACACCACAAGAAAGCCGGTGCCATGAATGCTTTG ATTCGGGTCTCTGCTGTGCTTACCAATGCTCCTTTCATGCTGAACTTGGATTGTGATCACTATATTAACAACAGCAAAGCTGCTCGAGAGGCCATGTGTTTCTTGATGGACACCCAGATTGGAAAAAAGGTTTGCTATGTCCAATTCCCTCAAAGATTCGATGGTATTGATAGGAATGATCGTTATGCCAACAGAAACACAGTCTTCTTTGAT ATTAACATGAAAGGTCTCGATGGACTTCAAGGTCCTGTATATGTGGGCACAGGATGCGTTTTCAGAAGGCAAGCTCTATATGGCTATGAACCTCCAAAAGGTCCTAAGCGCCCAAAGATGGTAAGCTGTGACTGCTGCCCATGTTTTGGACGCCGCAAGAAGCAAAAATATGCCAAGGACGGGGCAAATATAGAGGAACCAAGTCTACAAG GAATGGATGATGACAAGGAGCTGCTCATGTCCCAGATGAATTTCGAACAGAGATTTGGACAGTCTGCAATTTTTGTTACTTCAACCTTAATGGAACAGGGTGGTGTGCCTCCTTCCTCAAGTCCAGCAGCCCTGCTCAAAGAAGCCATTCATGTAATCAGTTGTGGCTATGAAGACAAAACAGAATGGGGTCTTGAG CTTGGCTGGATTTATGGATCTATCACAGAGGATATCCTCACAGGTTTCAAGATGCATTGCCGTGGTTGGAGGTCCATATACTGTATGCCAAAGAGACCTGCATTTAAGGGTACAGCTCCAATCAACTTGTCAGATCGGCTCAACCAGGTGCTTCGGTGGGCACTTGGTTCCATTGAGATTTTTTTCAGCCACCACTGTCCTGTCTGGTATGGCTACAAGGAAGGGAAGCTCAAGTGGCTCGAGAGATTTGCCTATGCCAACACAACTGTTTATCCCTTCACCTCCTTACCCCTCCTTGCATACTGTACCCTCCCTGCCATCTGCTTGCTCACCGATAAGTTCATCATGCCACCG ATAAGCACTCTTGCGAGTCTCCTCTTCATTGCCTTGTTCATGTCGATCTTTGCTACTGGCATTCTCGAGCTGAGATGGAGCGGAGTTAGCATTGAGGAATGGTGGAGAAATGAACAATTTTGGGTCATTGGTGGTGTGTCAGCACATCTCTTTGCTGTTGTGCAAGGTCTCCTAAAGGTTTTGGCCGGAATTGACACCAACTTCACTGTCACATCCAAGGCAACAGATGATGAGGATTTTGGAGAATTATATGCCTTCAAATGGACAACACTTCTAATCCCTCCAACCACTATCTTAATCATCAACATTGTTGGAGTGGTAGCTGGTATCTCAGACGCCATAAACAATGGGTACCAATCGTGGGGACCTCTATTTGGCAagctcttcttttccttctggGTGATTGTCCATCTCTACCCATTCCTTAAAGGTCTGATGGGGCGGCAGAACCGGACACCGACCATTGTTGTCATATGGTCAATCCTTTTGGCTTCCATCTTCTCCTTGCTATGGGTCCGCATTGATCCATTTGTGATGAAAACCAAGGGACCTGACACCAAGCAATGTGGAATTAATTGCTAA
- the LOC122299588 gene encoding translation initiation factor IF3-4, chloroplastic-like yields the protein MAGIASCFPSKPLLTRTLTATPSRLDSKLFGVRLFNIGTIKSSSISLSSTLGGSSVTARYGGGFRPSGPRNSRQYRKSDSDDDQALDISTIRSATVRLIDEKQNMVGVLSKNEAIQMAEDAELDLVILSPDADPPVVKIMDYNKYKYEQQKKKREQQKKSAANRVDLKELKMGFNIDQHDYSVRLKAARKFLKDGDKVKVIVSLKGRENEFRNIAIELIRRFQNDVGELATEEAKNFRDRNIFIVLVPNKAQKAQEPPKKQDKSAANEVSASV from the exons ATGGCTGGGATCGCCAGCTGCTTTCCATCCAAGCCCCTCTTGACACGGACCCTTACAGCGACGCCTTCTCGTCTCGATTCCAAGCTCTTCGGAGTTCGCCTCTTCAACATAGGTACCATCAAGTCGAGCTCCATATCTCTCTCCTCAACCCTCGGTGGCTCCTCCGTCACCGCCCGGTACGGAGGCGGGTTTCGCCCCTCTGGCCCCAGAAATTCGAGGCAGTACCGGAAGAGCGATTCAGATGACGACCAAGCACTTGACATCTCCACCATTAG GTCAGCCACTGTGAGGCTAATTGATGAGAAACAGAATATG GTGGGAGTGCTATCCAAAAATGAGGCTATTCAAATGGCTGAGGATGCCGAACTTGATCTG GTCATATTATCCCCAGATGCTGATCCCCCTGTTGTCAAAATAATGGATTACAA taaatataaatatgaacagcaaaagaagaaaagagaacagCAGAAGAAAAGCGCTG CCAATCGCGTGGATTTAAAGGAGCTCAAAATGGG TTTCAACATTGATCAACATGACTATTCTGTTCGGTTGAAAGCTGCAAggaagtttttgaaagatggtGACAAG GTGAAGGTTATAGTGAGCCTGAAAGGTCGTGAAAATGAATTCAGGAATATTGCCATCGAGCTTATCAGACGTTTTCAGAATGATGTTGGAGAG CTTGCAACCGAGGAGGCCAAAAACTTCCGTGACCGGAACATATTCATAGTTTTGGTTCCGAACAAGGCACAAAAAGCTCAAGAACCACCAAAGAAACAAGACAAGTCAGCGGCAAATGAAGTATCAGCTAGTGTCTGA
- the LOC122299000 gene encoding zinc finger BED domain-containing protein RICESLEEPER 2-like, translated as MDSCRASQKSDCKARKRAIYRLEMFHTCTVPNSSSSAHQASMKHGSSSSSSSSVSSIVFGLVRDMYEQVPTVECSSASPLVEIEVDGITGREEFNAIECDSNDGNNEVDGIIGGEENPSAPIDPQKYAYQRKPRKKTSAVWKDFKIVEKNGVKKAECNFCKDLLSISSSGSTTHFHRHLTSCLPHIAASKRQKVLTIDMKGSECVNVVKNFSYDMKNVRELAFHMIFYHEYPFSMMEHVVFNKFMRANTPYWQKISRTTARNDCQSTYEIEKKKLKTILRGVNKVSITTDMWTSGQKISYMYFTDWGIENKVSTITVDNARYNDVTLRVLKDVFSLKKKLSIEGQLFHVRCCAHITNLLVKDGLSEIGELVDCVREGVKYLVASETRIKQFSDIAKQLQLPSKKLFLDVPTRWNSTYLMLVSALEFREVFPRYGDRDQGFNYVPSVEDWTKVENVCQILAVFNEITNIISGTEYPTANLFLPEVWRIKEVLNKKSLDLNDYIRAMVVKMNTKFDKYWGECNLLMAVTAVLDPRFKMMLVQFCFPVIYLEPEATRNIDTILRILYELYDEYAEDYNLANVESSGHENARDIGSSCSGSINVVGKNVMSGKSIFESFVRRNDTIRPVKSDLDVYLEEGVYICSEDSDLHFDALKW; from the exons ATGGATAGCTGTCGAGCTTCTCAGAAGTCAGACTGCAAAGCGAGAAAGCGTGCCATCTACAGACTTGAAATGTTCCATACTTGCACGGTTCCAAACTCCAGTTCCTCAGCTCATCAAGCAAGCATGAAGCACGGTTCCAGTTCCAGTTCCAGTTCCTCTGTTTCTTCGATAGTTTTTGGATTGGTAAGAG ACATGTATGAACAAGTACCAACTGTTGAATGCTCATCTGCAAGTCCACTAGTAGAGATTGAAGTTGATGGTATTACTGGTAGAGAAGAATTTAATGCTATAGAGTGTGATAGTAATGATGGGAATAATGAAGTTGATGGTATTATTGGTGGAGAAGAAAACCCAAGTGCCCCTATAGATCCCCAAAAATATGCATACCAAAGGAAGCCTAGGAAGAAAACTTCTGCagtttggaaagattttaaaatagtgGAGAAGAATGGTGTCAAGAAAGCTGAGTGTAACTTTTGCAAAGATCTCTTGTCCATTTCTTCATCAGGTTCTACAACTCACTTTCATAGGCACTTGACTAGTTGTCTTCCACACATAGCTGCTTCTAAGAGGCAAAAGGTTTTGACTATTGACATGAAGGGTTCTGAATGTGTGAATGTTGTAAAAAATTTCTCGTATGATATGAAAAATGTAAGAGAACTAGCTTTTCACATGATATTTTATCACGAGTATCCTTTTTCCATGATGGAACATGTGgtgtttaataaatttatgagaGCTAATACTCCTTATTGGCAAAAAATAAGTCGTACTACAGCTAGAAATGATTGTCAATCCACttatgagattgagaaaaagaaGTTGAAGACAATATTGAGAGGTGTGAATAAAGTCAGTATAACAACCGACATGTGGACTTCAGGTCAAAAGATCTCATATATG TATTTCACTGATTGGGGAATTGAGAACAAAGTATCTACAATAACAGTGGACAATGCTAGATATAATGATGTAACTTTAAGGGTTCTCAAAGATGTTTTCAGTTTGAAAAAGAAGTTATCTATCGAGGGGCAGCTTTTTCATGTGCGTTGTTGTgcacatataacaaatttattgGTCAAAGATGGACTAAGTGAGATTGGTGAACTTGTCGACTGTGTTCGAGAAGGGGTGAAGTACTTGGTTGCATCAGAAACTCGTATCAAGCAATTTAGTGATATTGCAAAACAATTGCAATTACCAAGCAAGAAACTTTTTTtggatgttcctaccagatggaataGCACTTATCTAATGCTAGTTTCAGCCTTAGAGTTTAGGGAAGTCTTTCCGAGATATGGAGATAGAGATCAAGGCTTTAATTATGTTCCAAGTGTTGAGGATTGGACCAAAGTGGAAAATGTCTGTCAAATTTTGGcagtttttaatgaaattaCAAACATTATCTCAGGAACTGAGTATCCAACTGCTAACTTATTCCTTCCTGAGGTATGGAGAATAAAAGAGGTGTTGAACAAGAAGTCTCTTGACCTAAATGATTACATACGAGCAATGGTTGTGAagatgaatacaaaatttgataaatattggggggaaTGTAATTTGCTTATGGCAGTGACTGCTGTTTTGGATCCAAGGTTCAAGATGATGCTAGTTCAATTCTGTTTTCCAGTAATTTATTTAGAACCCGAAGCCACTAGAAACATAGACACCATCTTGAGAATCTTATATGAGCTGTATGATGAGTATGCTGAAGATTATAATTTAGCTAATGTGGAGTCGAGTGGACATGAAAATGCTCGAGACATAGGTTCTTCTTGTAGTGGCTCTATCAATGTTGTGGGGAAGAATGTGATGAGTGGCAAGTCTATATTTGAATCATTCGTTAGAAGGAATGATACCATTCGTCCAGTGAAATCTGATTTGGATGTTTATTTAGAGGAAGGTGTCTATATTTGTAGTGAGGATTCAGATTTACATTTTGATGCCTTGAAGTGGTGA